TATCAGCTTGGGGTAATGTTATGTCAGTTATTTTCGCTCAAGGTAGAATTATTACTCAACTTGGTCGTTCTGGAGTTATTCCATTTTCTCGTTTCTTTGGAAGTAGTAAACCTTTTAATACTCCATTCACAGGATTACTTGAACATTGGTTAATTGGAgtcattttcatttgtgCTGTTCCACCAGGTGATTCATATAACTTTATTCTTAACTTGGTATCTTATCCTTTGAATGTGATTAATACTTTATTAGGTGGTGGATTGGTATGGATTTATATCAGAAAATACCAAGGCAAATATGAATGGAACCCAAAAATTAAAGCAACTTTACCAGTGGctatatttttctttttatcttCATTATATCTTGTGGCTGCTCCATATATTCCTCCATCAGAAGGTCAATCTGTTTATGAACATCTTCCGTACTGGTTACATGCTGTTGTCACTTGGGGTGTTTTCGGACTTGGTGGTATATATTGGGTGATCTGGACTCAAATATTGCCACGTTTTGGCGGTTATaaattggttgaaaaagaagttcTTGGTGAAGATGGATTCTGgagaaataaaatatataaagttTCAAAAGATAGTACCGAAGAGGAAATACAGCAACAAGTTGAAGCTGCAGTTGAAGCTGAAGGTAATAAActtaaataaacaaatggaaaaaataataaaaaaagaagattaGACAATATTTCAGTTCGATGTTTCTCGTATTGttaattatatatttatatatttatatattctaTTAGTTTTTAGTATCACTTTTAATTTAGGGAAGggtaattcatttatttaatacaaaaacaaaaaaaaaatcaaagtacttttatttaatatctTCTGATTGGTATTTTAATATACTCCAAGTTAtagtgttgttgttgttgttgttgttgttgttgttgttgttgttgatatttttctttttttgtccACATTCACACGACCAGTCTAGTCAAGGAAtttcaagaagaaaaaaaaatttttatattctttttcaatctcTTTTAGGTGTTGTTATTAATTAAGACCATATCCAACTAAAGACCCCCTTCACTCccttaaaaaaaatcaaaatcaaaaatgcCAATTAAAGCTATACCTAAAGTATCCATAGGAAGAAATGGGATAGGATCATTTGTGAATCCATGTCATAGAATAACAGTTCAATATTGTAATTGGGGAGGATCATCAACTCATCTTCGTGAATTATTAACTAATGGAGGATTAAATAATTATGCTAAATCGAAACcaaacattttttttgaaattaaacaattacGTGGTCATCCTAAATTAATTTTccattataataataatgttattaaagaagtggaaataaagaatattaaacaaaatgaaattattaaaactCTTAATGAATATAGTCAACGATCAggtaatgaattatttaaatttaatcataaagtcaaatcaattaatgattctGTTAGAGGTATTTGGTCTCCATTACAAGTTCCTAAAGGTTATAGAcataaaatttaaattaatgaaatattttcCGTGTAAATAGATTGAATAAACACATAATAAATAAAGGGTTATAAAATTCTTGATAATAGTTGTTTCTAAAGTAAATAGATCGAAAGctaacttttttttttatgtttttcCAGAAATGTACCAAATGTAGAAGGCCGGTTTTATGAATGGATATAGTGACATTGAATCTTGTACAGAGCAAAGGTAGTCTAATATAAAACTCCTTTAGTTGCAGGAGTATATGCTatagctttttttttttttatgaaCTTTTCCAATTGTAGATATCACATTTAAGTGAAATaagaatatttattaaagtTTTCAGTTTCCCTCAGGgatattaatatcaaaGGAAtgaaggaaggaaggaatGAAGGAaagaaggaaggaaggaaggaagtAGTTATATATTAAGTATGTATCGTAGCATGTGCAGGCCCCCCCTCCCTCccccacacacacacacacacagaCAGAAAACctcaaaacaaaaaaaaagtcaaCCAATTTAATAAA
This is a stretch of genomic DNA from Candida dubliniensis CD36 chromosome 1, complete sequence. It encodes these proteins:
- a CDS encoding mitochondrial 54S ribosomal protein MRPL51 (Similar to S. cerevisiae MRPL51;~Similar to C. albicans MRPL51), which produces MPIKAIPKVSIGRNGIGSFVNPCHRITVQYCNWGGSSTHLRELLTNGGLNNYAKSKPNIFFEIKQLRGHPKLIFHYNNNVIKEVEIKNIKQNEIIKTLNEYSQRSGNELFKFNHKVKSINDSVRGIWSPLQVPKGYRHKI